In the genome of Methanopyrus kandleri AV19, one region contains:
- a CDS encoding PhoU domain-containing protein: MYPRGREATLAAVLHTILRDRPSTQKEIAEKVGVSRRYVTELLRPLIEEGAVRRTYTVDMSKLRRHFPELFEELGNFLYEDVEMHLEGVRPYFKRMTDLTLEQIETALIAVEENPEQAPKVIEMDEEVNRLDEEIRLYVRTLPVLHPCEEAGKVATLLLEISHCIERIGDYACNIAEVAETLGTLSDLQCWREVREAALEARSMVKTAYSIFLGRVKEEDLRHEAEKVYCAEDRVHKNIIRACEKAVEETKEFPEKADRLFGLSRITKDIERIADKAVDVVDFTRELVEGRPRDLTPEQEMRSTLPADGTH, translated from the coding sequence TTGTACCCGAGAGGAAGGGAGGCTACCCTCGCGGCCGTCTTGCATACCATACTGCGGGACCGTCCCTCGACACAGAAAGAGATCGCAGAGAAGGTTGGCGTTTCCCGACGATACGTGACGGAACTCCTAAGGCCGCTCATCGAGGAGGGCGCCGTTCGAAGGACGTATACCGTCGACATGTCGAAGCTCAGACGCCATTTCCCCGAATTATTCGAGGAGCTTGGAAACTTCCTGTACGAAGATGTGGAGATGCACTTAGAGGGCGTCCGACCTTACTTCAAACGCATGACCGACCTGACCCTCGAGCAGATCGAGACGGCTCTTATCGCGGTCGAGGAGAACCCGGAACAGGCCCCCAAAGTTATCGAGATGGACGAGGAAGTGAACCGGTTGGACGAGGAAATACGTCTCTACGTCCGGACGCTTCCAGTCCTCCATCCTTGTGAAGAAGCCGGCAAGGTGGCGACCCTACTGCTGGAGATCTCGCACTGCATCGAGCGGATAGGGGACTACGCGTGCAACATCGCGGAGGTGGCGGAAACACTCGGGACACTGTCCGACCTGCAATGCTGGAGGGAAGTGCGGGAGGCCGCCCTGGAAGCCCGTAGCATGGTGAAAACCGCCTACAGCATTTTCCTCGGTCGGGTGAAGGAGGAGGACCTGCGCCATGAAGCCGAAAAGGTGTACTGCGCCGAAGATCGTGTCCACAAAAACATAATTAGGGCGTGTGAGAAGGCCGTCGAGGAAACGAAAGAGTTTCCTGAAAAGGCCGACCGACTGTTCGGTCTCTCTCGGATCACGAAGGACATCGAGCGTATCGCGGATAAGGCTGTAGACGTTGTAGATTTCACGCGCGAGCTCGTAGAGGGTAGGCCCCGGGATCTCACACCTGAGCAGGAGATGAGGAGCACCCTACCCGCTGACGGCACTCATTAG
- a CDS encoding cell division protein FtsZ — protein sequence MYYIGLGGFGCRFSTHASNAGLEVILCAGSRGDLLRVSEGEKIEVASGIGFSRDWRKASEELQEQAETIRETLERVGAEEPTVLAFGLGGAVGYALAQQILKEPPVPFIVLTTVPGESEDPQVRRNAAEQVKSVLGVSIKLPVLWVDNALGGYERVNRVLERTLLDLRDFLGVPVEELPNLAGNYALSPSISGEKVTGDVVKTSADEVRKLVKSREPEEHVVRRERRGPDPESLRELF from the coding sequence TTGTACTACATCGGGCTCGGTGGCTTCGGCTGTCGGTTCTCCACTCACGCCTCAAACGCAGGCCTCGAGGTGATCCTCTGCGCGGGATCCAGAGGAGACCTACTGCGGGTGTCGGAAGGCGAGAAAATCGAGGTGGCCAGCGGTATCGGGTTCAGTCGGGACTGGCGTAAGGCTTCCGAGGAGCTGCAAGAGCAAGCGGAGACTATCCGTGAGACGTTAGAAAGGGTGGGCGCCGAGGAACCCACGGTCCTCGCTTTCGGTCTCGGTGGAGCCGTCGGATACGCTTTAGCGCAGCAGATTCTGAAGGAGCCTCCGGTGCCTTTCATCGTACTGACCACGGTTCCGGGAGAATCGGAGGATCCTCAGGTGCGTCGCAACGCTGCTGAACAGGTGAAGAGCGTCCTGGGAGTGTCCATCAAGCTTCCCGTCCTCTGGGTGGACAACGCGTTAGGTGGGTATGAACGGGTTAACAGGGTACTCGAGAGGACACTCCTCGACCTCCGAGACTTCCTGGGCGTGCCCGTGGAGGAGCTCCCGAACTTGGCCGGTAACTACGCGTTGTCACCTTCGATATCCGGAGAGAAGGTGACCGGGGACGTCGTCAAGACATCGGCGGATGAGGTCAGGAAGCTGGTGAAGAGTAGGGAGCCAGAGGAACACGTGGTTCGACGCGAGCGCCGTGGGCCTGACCCGGAGTCGCTGAGAGAATTGTTCTAA
- the argJ gene encoding bifunctional glutamate N-acetyltransferase/amino-acid acetyltransferase ArgJ has protein sequence MRAPEGFLLGGIKREGIGVGLIFSERRCAVAGTFTENTLRAAPVEHSEEVCDRGVARGVIVNSGHANAMTGEEGYQDVLRTAEAIAELMGAPEDEIVVCSTGVIGERPPVDKIVRYAREVWEDIGPTERHVREFSRAIMTTDTEEKIALYEGDGWSLLGIAKGAGMIHPNMSTMLAFLLTDVGAKPKELQMWLRDVVNDTFNMITVDGDESTNDSVVLLANGSSNLKVGSDVTITEFQRALEEVCTELAEKIVRDGEGATKLMIVCVHGASNEVEARRAARAIASSNLVKAALFGENPNWGRIGAAVGAARVDVDPDELRIAFRSSEGEIVTYEGGPVDFDEEKAKRVLSASEVEIVVDLGVGDASARAWGCDLTYEYVRINAEYRT, from the coding sequence TTGCGGGCACCTGAAGGCTTCCTTCTAGGTGGCATCAAACGCGAAGGTATAGGAGTCGGGTTGATCTTCTCGGAGCGTCGATGTGCCGTGGCGGGCACTTTCACCGAGAACACCCTCCGCGCCGCTCCGGTGGAGCACTCCGAGGAAGTGTGCGATCGAGGTGTCGCCCGCGGAGTGATAGTGAACAGTGGTCACGCCAACGCGATGACGGGTGAGGAGGGGTATCAGGACGTACTGCGCACGGCGGAAGCGATCGCTGAGCTAATGGGGGCTCCGGAGGACGAGATAGTGGTGTGTTCTACGGGCGTGATCGGTGAGCGTCCTCCTGTCGACAAGATCGTGAGGTACGCGCGCGAAGTTTGGGAGGATATAGGACCCACCGAACGGCACGTTCGGGAGTTTAGTCGGGCTATCATGACCACCGATACCGAGGAGAAAATAGCTTTGTACGAAGGCGATGGCTGGTCACTTCTCGGAATCGCGAAGGGTGCGGGTATGATACATCCGAACATGTCCACTATGCTCGCGTTCTTGCTCACCGATGTAGGAGCGAAACCGAAAGAGCTTCAGATGTGGCTACGCGATGTCGTGAACGACACGTTCAACATGATAACGGTAGATGGGGATGAAAGCACTAACGATTCCGTGGTGCTGCTGGCGAACGGCAGCTCGAACCTCAAAGTCGGCAGCGATGTTACCATCACGGAGTTCCAGCGCGCCCTGGAAGAGGTCTGTACGGAGCTCGCTGAGAAGATCGTACGAGACGGTGAAGGAGCGACGAAGCTCATGATAGTGTGTGTACACGGTGCGAGTAATGAAGTAGAAGCTCGGCGTGCGGCCCGTGCGATAGCGTCCTCAAACCTGGTGAAGGCGGCGCTGTTCGGCGAGAATCCGAACTGGGGCCGGATCGGAGCCGCTGTCGGGGCCGCACGCGTCGATGTTGATCCGGACGAGTTACGGATAGCTTTCCGCAGCTCAGAGGGCGAGATAGTGACCTACGAAGGAGGTCCAGTGGACTTCGACGAAGAGAAGGCTAAGCGCGTTCTCTCCGCGAGTGAAGTCGAGATTGTGGTGGACTTAGGCGTAGGTGACGCGTCCGCCCGCGCGTGGGGGTGCGACTTAACGTACGAGTACGTACGGATCAACGCGGAGTACAGGACTTGA
- a CDS encoding TIGR00300 family protein, which translates to MTDREEVVELRGHIIDSLIFSRVLDTIMEMGGDFEILEFKVGKRKTDPSFAKILVKGKDPEHLREIVSELRKYGAVPVHTQEVRLEPAPADGVCPRGFYTTTNHRTFVLFDGEWIEVEDIEMDCAIVVYPEERRAVAKPIREVREGELVVVGDRGVRVKPPERPRGRTGIFGFMESEVSPEKPTPTLIRRIAEELEWHRKNGKIVVVVGPAVIHAGARDDLAWMIREGYVDVLFAGNAVATHDVEASLFGTSLGVDLETGEPVKGGHSHHLYAINEIRRVGGLREAVEKGILKDGIMYECIVNDVPYVLAGSIRDDGPIPDVITDVMEAQAEMRRHLKGATLVLMMATMLHSIATGNLLPSWVKTICVDINPAVVTKLMDRGTAQALGIVSDVGVFLPELVKELKRVRDDEA; encoded by the coding sequence TTGACCGACAGGGAGGAAGTGGTAGAACTCCGCGGTCATATTATCGACTCACTCATTTTCTCCCGGGTACTGGACACTATCATGGAGATGGGCGGAGATTTTGAAATATTGGAATTCAAGGTAGGGAAGCGTAAAACGGACCCTAGTTTCGCGAAGATCCTCGTCAAGGGGAAGGATCCTGAGCATCTTAGAGAGATAGTCTCCGAACTACGCAAGTACGGGGCGGTCCCCGTTCACACGCAGGAAGTCCGACTGGAGCCGGCTCCGGCGGACGGCGTCTGTCCCCGGGGCTTCTACACAACTACGAACCACCGAACGTTCGTACTTTTCGACGGCGAGTGGATCGAGGTCGAGGACATAGAGATGGACTGCGCGATCGTGGTTTACCCGGAGGAACGCAGGGCAGTGGCTAAACCCATCCGAGAGGTTCGTGAGGGAGAGTTGGTGGTAGTGGGAGACAGAGGAGTGCGCGTGAAGCCCCCCGAGAGACCCCGCGGTAGGACTGGAATCTTCGGCTTCATGGAGAGCGAAGTCTCACCTGAAAAGCCCACACCAACGCTGATCCGAAGAATAGCTGAAGAACTAGAGTGGCACCGAAAGAACGGTAAAATCGTGGTAGTCGTTGGCCCTGCCGTGATTCACGCTGGAGCCCGTGATGATCTGGCATGGATGATCAGAGAGGGGTACGTAGACGTACTCTTCGCGGGTAATGCCGTGGCTACGCACGACGTTGAAGCTAGTTTATTCGGGACGTCACTCGGTGTGGATTTGGAGACGGGTGAGCCAGTAAAAGGAGGACACAGCCACCACCTTTACGCCATCAACGAGATCCGGCGAGTGGGCGGGTTACGCGAAGCCGTCGAGAAAGGAATCCTGAAAGATGGGATAATGTACGAGTGCATCGTCAACGATGTTCCGTACGTGTTGGCAGGCTCGATACGTGATGATGGTCCTATCCCGGACGTAATCACCGACGTCATGGAAGCCCAAGCGGAGATGCGACGTCATCTCAAGGGGGCCACCCTAGTGCTGATGATGGCGACGATGCTTCACTCGATCGCCACCGGCAACCTCTTGCCTTCCTGGGTCAAGACTATCTGCGTAGATATCAACCCGGCGGTAGTTACGAAGTTGATGGATCGAGGGACCGCCCAGGCTCTGGGAATAGTGTCCGACGTCGGTGTATTCCTACCGGAACTCGTGAAGGAGCTCAAGAGGGTCCGCGACGACGAGGCTTAG
- a CDS encoding 2-phosphoglycerate kinase: MSEKSSRKERDEKTEKETARQGKHRRIRVKSRHYEMPFSRGVLARSLTAIGVEPHKAYEIALKIKEELQDEGIEEISTDELADIIRTKLEEIDETLAERYELWRRIKKREEPIIVLIGGASGVGTSTIASEVGHRLGITNVIGTDAIREVMRRVLAEELYPTLYESSYTAWKRLRYEPAEDPVITGFLDHSEPVVVGIEGVVNRSINEGIHVIVEGVHIVPRLIKKEILNYPNVFVFMLAVEDEEAHKWRFYARSRDTKLSRPAERYLKYFEEIRRIHDFLVEDAEEHDIPVINNEHIDETVDQIVSYISSKLLKGERELSKSVSWW, encoded by the coding sequence TTGTCGGAAAAAAGTAGCCGGAAGGAGCGAGATGAGAAGACGGAGAAAGAGACCGCCAGACAGGGAAAGCACCGCCGCATCAGGGTCAAGTCTAGGCACTACGAAATGCCGTTTTCCCGAGGCGTTCTCGCCAGATCCCTCACAGCGATCGGCGTCGAGCCTCACAAAGCGTACGAGATTGCACTCAAGATCAAAGAAGAGCTGCAAGATGAAGGTATAGAGGAAATTAGCACTGATGAATTGGCGGATATAATCCGGACTAAACTTGAGGAAATCGATGAGACACTAGCGGAACGATATGAGCTATGGAGGAGGATTAAGAAGCGCGAGGAGCCGATAATAGTCTTAATTGGAGGAGCTTCTGGTGTCGGTACATCTACGATAGCCTCTGAGGTAGGACACAGGCTCGGTATTACGAACGTCATCGGTACCGACGCTATTAGAGAAGTAATGCGCAGAGTTTTAGCCGAGGAGTTGTATCCGACTCTCTATGAGTCTTCGTACACAGCTTGGAAGCGATTGCGCTATGAACCCGCCGAAGACCCTGTGATTACTGGGTTTCTTGACCACTCTGAACCAGTGGTGGTCGGTATTGAGGGAGTTGTGAATCGATCGATCAATGAAGGTATCCACGTGATCGTAGAGGGCGTTCATATCGTTCCACGATTGATTAAGAAGGAGATTCTCAACTACCCAAACGTGTTCGTGTTCATGCTCGCTGTAGAGGACGAAGAGGCGCATAAGTGGCGCTTCTACGCCAGGTCCAGGGATACCAAACTCTCACGACCCGCCGAGCGGTACTTGAAGTACTTCGAGGAGATCCGTAGAATCCACGACTTCCTCGTGGAGGACGCCGAAGAACACGATATCCCGGTGATCAACAACGAACATATCGATGAAACGGTGGACCAGATCGTGAGCTACATATCCTCTAAACTCCTGAAGGGTGAGAGAGAGCTATCCAAGAGCGTCTCCTGGTGGTGA
- a CDS encoding CBS domain-containing protein: protein MTFREKLRGCKVEELMTKDPITASPQVGVIEAFEIMLKHDVGALPVVDDEGRLIGLVTRTDLGRALLEDEYEPGTTVEEVMERDVVVVHPDDTLLEALKRMTSAPEGIYNQLPVVDDEEKLVGILTDGDILRWIAKKL, encoded by the coding sequence TTGACGTTCCGCGAGAAGTTACGCGGTTGTAAGGTCGAGGAACTGATGACCAAAGACCCTATCACCGCGTCTCCTCAAGTTGGAGTGATAGAAGCGTTCGAGATCATGCTCAAGCATGATGTTGGAGCACTGCCGGTAGTGGACGATGAGGGGAGACTTATAGGGCTCGTAACCCGAACCGACCTCGGGCGCGCACTACTCGAAGACGAGTACGAGCCCGGAACCACCGTCGAAGAGGTGATGGAAAGGGACGTGGTAGTAGTTCACCCGGATGACACCTTACTCGAGGCCTTGAAACGCATGACCTCCGCCCCTGAGGGTATCTATAACCAGCTTCCCGTAGTCGACGATGAAGAGAAGCTGGTGGGAATACTGACGGACGGGGACATCCTTCGGTGGATAGCGAAGAAACTGTGA
- the cyaB gene encoding class IV adenylate cyclase — translation MYEVEVKVKLKNPEDVRKRLEELGEKVRTVRQRDLYYQHPCRDFAETDEALRLRCSDDKVALTYKGPKVGREKSRVELEVVVDDFETTDAILRHLGFEPLEHAEVKKLRTVYTLEVNGEKVVAALDEVEGLGTFLELECKADDESEVDEKEKLLVSILEELRVEGKRVRHSYLEMLLDQGE, via the coding sequence GTGTACGAGGTAGAGGTTAAGGTCAAGCTGAAGAACCCCGAAGACGTGCGGAAGCGCTTGGAGGAGCTCGGAGAGAAGGTAAGGACCGTCCGACAGCGGGACCTGTATTACCAGCATCCTTGCCGTGACTTCGCGGAGACGGACGAAGCACTTCGACTGCGCTGCTCCGACGATAAAGTCGCACTAACTTACAAGGGACCGAAGGTAGGGCGCGAGAAGTCACGGGTGGAGTTAGAAGTGGTAGTCGACGATTTCGAGACAACCGACGCCATCCTGCGCCACCTAGGGTTCGAGCCGCTAGAGCACGCGGAAGTAAAGAAGCTTAGGACGGTCTACACGCTCGAAGTGAACGGAGAAAAAGTTGTAGCGGCGCTGGATGAGGTGGAGGGTCTCGGCACGTTTCTCGAGCTGGAGTGTAAGGCGGACGATGAGTCGGAGGTCGATGAGAAAGAGAAGCTGCTGGTAAGTATCTTGGAGGAGCTGAGAGTCGAGGGTAAGCGAGTACGTCACTCGTACTTGGAGATGCTGCTCGACCAGGGGGAGTGA
- a CDS encoding cupin domain-containing protein: protein MWTLTVSAEGERGPCGRVRELYSNDKVSVAEVSVRGEGEEHYHRRTFEVYYVIDGRGKVVLNGRPVDVGPGDVVAIEPGTRHKVIGNLRMLVVCIPPFDPEDVYRV, encoded by the coding sequence GTGTGGACCCTGACGGTAAGTGCTGAGGGGGAACGCGGACCGTGCGGACGCGTGCGAGAGTTGTACTCAAATGACAAGGTCTCCGTGGCAGAAGTGAGTGTTCGGGGTGAAGGCGAAGAGCATTACCACCGACGCACGTTCGAGGTGTACTACGTGATCGACGGTCGTGGAAAAGTGGTGCTGAACGGTCGTCCCGTCGACGTGGGACCGGGGGACGTCGTCGCCATCGAACCGGGGACAAGGCATAAGGTGATCGGCAACCTGAGGATGCTGGTGGTGTGCATCCCCCCGTTCGACCCGGAGGATGTGTACCGGGTATGA
- a CDS encoding acetyltransferase, which translates to MQPLTRRNKDEHPAVLDPDRTIVLGDVTVSRDAVIGPEVRLGPDAVVRGAVISGRCVVYNCELGRCAVGPKTTVTGDVGDGVTIHSGTILGQLRVSGEIEPPEVGEGAFLGPGVSVLPGTVIGPESVVMPDSVVTERVPRRGVVSGNPAMPTGMVVDAETLILEFDGKRLLLEGKRGTAFDVRLSDGELEITEESPDNFGAVLEKDVVKVVRMGHAIPLPAERPFSIPLHVLEVRTKG; encoded by the coding sequence GTGCAGCCACTGACGAGGAGGAACAAGGACGAGCATCCCGCGGTTCTCGACCCGGATCGAACGATCGTCCTAGGTGACGTGACGGTGTCCCGAGACGCGGTGATAGGACCGGAGGTCAGACTGGGACCGGACGCCGTCGTACGAGGCGCTGTGATATCCGGACGTTGTGTCGTCTACAATTGTGAGCTCGGACGTTGTGCCGTAGGTCCTAAAACCACGGTCACGGGTGATGTTGGGGACGGAGTTACCATCCACTCGGGTACGATTCTAGGGCAGCTCCGTGTGAGCGGGGAGATCGAACCACCCGAGGTAGGTGAGGGGGCCTTCTTGGGACCTGGGGTTTCCGTTCTTCCGGGGACGGTCATAGGTCCGGAGTCCGTCGTGATGCCCGATAGTGTGGTGACCGAGCGCGTACCGCGTCGCGGAGTCGTCAGCGGAAATCCGGCGATGCCCACGGGGATGGTCGTCGACGCGGAGACGTTGATCCTGGAGTTCGATGGAAAGCGGCTGTTACTCGAAGGGAAACGGGGAACCGCCTTCGACGTCAGGCTGAGCGACGGCGAACTCGAAATCACCGAAGAGAGCCCCGATAACTTCGGAGCCGTGCTTGAGAAGGACGTAGTGAAGGTGGTTCGCATGGGACACGCGATACCCTTGCCCGCTGAGCGACCTTTCTCCATCCCCCTGCACGTACTGGAGGTACGAACGAAGGGGTAA